A window from Vigna angularis cultivar LongXiaoDou No.4 chromosome 7, ASM1680809v1, whole genome shotgun sequence encodes these proteins:
- the LOC108336898 gene encoding uncharacterized protein LOC108336898 translates to MVDNALRRHAEQEADDSPDEESPNESTQRFYNLLAEANQPVFEAYDMLSGWSMHGRLACSHCMEHTKSFLLTHGQKSCWFDCHRRFLPIDHMFRRNKKAFRKGQLETDMPPPRLNPSQVWRRVKHFPKVNESGINRIEWYGEWHNWTKRNIFWDLPYWKDNLLKHNLDVMHIEKNFFDNIFNTVMNVSAKTKDNEKARKDLPLYCARRDLELKAKYNGRLLKPKANYILSKDEAKIVCRWIKELRMPDGYSSNLAQCANIDKGSIQGLKSHDCHVFMETLILVAFRCLPMHVLNPLIEISHFFKDLCATTLKANYLRKLEENIPIILCKLERILPPAFFDSMEHLPIHLVYEARLGGPVQYRWIYPFERFMGESKRSVKNKARVAGSICAAYLHRETTYFCSHYFKNFMLSSMNVRNETQCQSGTSHSNLSVFREVGRHAGKEFTHWLSDAEFNSAHVHVLIYFLEVKVHNQPLSPLIQDLQELSNWPMRCVKEWHTYFVNGYKFHTDAWSKGKKTTNCGVFVKGLTEGGYDDFYGIIQKIYELEYNTSTTPKRVVLFYCQWFDPSRSGTRVDPRYNIVEIQMTSRYRPFDPFILALNVRQVYYVSYPAFRNIDKRGWCVAIQTKPRGRIKSNDDEDDIPFQVDEMTHGNEIIEVEGVSALHDFDADAEDDASNKMTMR, encoded by the exons tggtcgattagcttgttCACATTGCATGGAACACACAAAGTCATTCTTATTGACGCATGGTCAGAAAAGTTGTTGGTTTGACTGCCATAGAaggttcttgcccattgatcacatGTTTAGGAGAAACAAAAAGGCTTTTCGCAAAGGACAACTTGAAACAGATATGCCACCTCCTAGGCTGAATCCATCTCAagtttggagaagagtgaaacATTTTCCAAAAGTCAATGAAAGTGGTATCAATAGAATTGAATGGTACGGGGAGTGGCATAATTGGACCAAGAGAAACATTTTTTGGGATCTTCCGTATTGGAAGGATAACTTGTTGAAACATAACTTGGATGTCATGCATATAGAAAAGAATTTCTTTGACAACATCTTCAACACAGTCATGAATGTTAGTGCTAAGACGAAAGATAATGAAAAGGCAAGgaaagatttacctttgtattgtgcGCGAagagacttagagttgaaggccAAATATAATGGCAGGTTGCTAAAGCCAAAGGCAAATTACATCTTATCAAAAGACGAGGCCAAAATAGTTTGTCGATGGATaaaggagcttagaatgccagatggcTATTCTTCAAACTTGGCCCAATGTGCTAATATTGATAAGGGTAGTATTCAAGGGTTAAAGAGTCATGATTGCCATGTCTTTATGGAAACTCTAATCCTTGTTGCGTTTAGATGTTTGCCCATGCATGTGTTAAATCCACTGATAGAAATCAGTCATTTCTTTAAGGATTTGTGCGCCACGACGCTCAAGGCAAATTATTTGAGAAAGTTGGAGGAAAATATTCCAATTATTCTTTGCAAATTGGAAAGAATACTtcctcctgcattctttgattccATGGAACatcttccaattcatcttgtATATGAAGCACGGCTTGGTGGACCAGTGCAATATAGGTGGATATATCCGTTTGAAAGATTCATGGGAGAGTCAAAACGTTCAGTCAAAAATAAAGCCAGAGTGGCAGGATCAATTTGTGCGGCTTACTTGCATCGTGAAACAACATACTTTTGTTctcattatttcaaaaacttcatgttgtcGTCGATGAATGTTAGGAATGAAACACAATGTCAATCTGGCACATCTCATTCAAATTTGTCGGTGTTTCGAGAAGTAGGCCGTCATGCGGGCAAAGAGTTCACTCATTGGTTAAgtgatgctgaattcaactctgctcatgtccatgtcttaatTTATTTCCTTGAAGTTAAG GTTCATAACCAGCCATTAAGTCCCTTAATTCAAGATCTACAGGAATTGTCAAATTGGCCCatgagatgtgtcaaagaatggcacacGTATTTTGTAAATGGATACAAGTTCCACACCGATGCATGGTCGAAAGGAAAAAAGACAACTAATTGTGGGGTGTTCGTTAAGGGCCTTACAGAGGGTGGTTATGATGACTTTTATGgtattattcaaaaaatttatgagCTGGAGTATAATACTTCAACTACTCCAAAGAGGGTAGTTCTTTTTTATTGTCAATGGTTTGATCCATCTAGGAGTGGAACAAGAGTGGATCCTAGGTATAATATTGTAGAAATTCAAATGACTTCAAGATACCGGCCATTTGATCCATTCATTCTAGCTCTTAATGTTAGACAAGTTTATTATGTCTCATATCCAGCATTTCGCAACATTGACAAACGTGGTTGGTGTGTtgcaatacaaaccaagcctagGGGTCGCATTAAGTCAAATGATGACGAAGACGATATCCCTTTCCAAGTTGATGAAATGACACatggaaatgaaattattgaagttgaaggTGTATCTGCATTGCACGACTTCGATGCTGATGCTGAAGA TGATGCATCAAACAAGATGACAATGCGATGA
- the LOC128197797 gene encoding vegetative cell wall protein gp1-like, which yields MSGQDPSCLDKGKTVKKPRRQAKYIIRVPSTIPFSSASTPPDVGSSRPPPSSTTPTPSVWPTPPIIGPTPSVVGPTPPTVVPTPSVVGPTPYIHPSPSIPTPSSIPSPDVHQLFPNPADPIDPTDLGDPTPHDRPFIEPCGKGFLPSRVSSQAITRSIKQQFLQLWASWRVIPEDDKKLL from the exons ATGTCAGGACAGGATCCTTCATGCCTTGACAAGGGCAAGACGGTAAAAAAGCCTAGGAGGCAGGCCAAGTACATTATTAGAGTTCCTTCGACGATACCATTTTCAAGTGCCAGTACTCCACCAGACGTTGGCTCCTCACGTCCACCACCCTCTTCTACGACGCCCACACCATCTGTCTGGCCCACACCTCCTATTATAGGTCCCACTCCTTCAGTTGTAGGGCCCACACCTCCTACTGTAGTGCCCACTCCTTCAGTTGTAGGACCCACACCATATATTCATCCCTCTCCTTCTATCCCTACGCCATCTTCTATACCATCTCCAGATGTACACCAGCTATTTCCTAATCCTGCTGATCCTATTGATCCTACTGATTTGGGTGATCCTACTCCTCATGATCGACCATTCATTGAGCCATGTGGAAAAGG GTTTCTTCCTTCTAGAGTTTCTTCACAGGCCATCACTAGGTCTATTAAGCAACAATTTCTTCAGCTTTGGGCATCATGGCGAGTAATCCCTGAAGATGACAAAAAACTGTTATGA